The genome window ACTCAAAGGACGCACCGCCGGGGCGACATGGGTGCACAGCATGTCGACAGGACCAAGGGAGTCGAGCTTCCGGGCGAGGGCCTCCTCCTCGATTTCACCGGGGACACCGATCGAGGCAATGCCTCCTCCGGCGAAGCCGACGCGGAGGCCCTCGAGGTCGATCACCTCACCGTCGACGAAGCGGGACCCGGGAGGCAGGCAATCACGGAGCATGTCGGGGCGGTCCACGTTCCCGTAGATCACATACGACTCACTGCCTTCGAGCGCGGCGCGCGTGAGCAGGTAGTCGGCTGCGATCCGCTCGTCATACCGCCGGCGGATCGTGTCCTCCTGCCCGGCGGTAAAGCCTCGCCACAGTGCTCGGGCCGCCTCGTGCTCCCCCTGCTCCCGCAGGTCGGTCAATTCGGCCACGAACTCGCGTCCGGCGATGTCGGCGAGCATCCCCTCCAGGGTGCGGTAGTCGACGAAGTTGAGGAGGTCGCCGAGGATCAACAGGGGCTCTCCCCGCGCCGCCACCTGCGCCAGAGCCTCGAATTCCCCGTGGACGTCGGATACCAACAGCATCAGGGCCCCTAAGAAATAGCCGACGCGCCGGCGCGAGACGCCTCGACCGATCCGGCGTCGACGGCCGCCCGGAGGGCGGCATCGGTGGCGGCTCGGAGCGCGGCAGCGGCTCGGGCACCGCCGATCCGCCCGAGCGCCCACGCCGCGTGCTCCCGGAGCATCGGGTCGCGGTGCGCGGCGAACCCCGCCAGCACGCCCACGGCGTCCTCTCCCCCGGTGTTGCCGAGGGCCACCAGGGCGTTTCGCCGGAGATACTTCACATCGTTGCGGGGCACGTAGAAGCGTTCATAGCGCGTCCGCAGCGTCTGGTCATCGGAACCGAGGAGGGTGAGCAAGTCGACCCTGCCCCGCCCGGCAGCGCCGCCGGCGATGGCGCGATGTCCCGGCGGGCACGCCTCGAGGCAATCGTCGCATCCATAGACCCGATCTCCCATCGGCTCGCGAAGCTCGGTCGGGATCGAACCCGGTGCCTGCGCCCAATGGGCGAGGCATCGACGCGCGTCGAGGATTCCGGGAGCGACGATCGCTCCCGTGGGACAAGCGGGAATGCAGGCATCGCAGGTCCCGCAGTCTCGCCTCATTGGTGAGTCGACATCCAGGGACGCGTCCGTGA of Acidimicrobiia bacterium contains these proteins:
- the queG gene encoding tRNA epoxyqueuosine(34) reductase QueG, with protein sequence MELGARIRALALESGLAGFGICEAAPFEDTGKDLEEAVASGRSGKLKFTFADPATSAAPTRSFPWARRLLVGAHRYAADAGSPGPPTRGTGRVARFAEDDHYAPLRAVLGGIAAMLRAEGHRAEVLVDDNRLVDRAAAVRAGVGWWGKSSMVLVPGAGPWVLLGSVVTDASLDVDSPMRRDCGTCDACIPACPTGAIVAPGILDARRCLAHWAQAPGSIPTELREPMGDRVYGCDDCLEACPPGHRAIAGGAAGRGRVDLLTLLGSDDQTLRTRYERFYVPRNDVKYLRRNALVALGNTGGEDAVGVLAGFAAHRDPMLREHAAWALGRIGGARAAAALRAATDAALRAAVDAGSVEASRAGASAIS
- a CDS encoding metallophosphoesterase, producing the protein MLLVSDVHGEFEALAQVAARGEPLLILGDLLNFVDYRTLEGMLADIAGREFVAELTDLREQGEHEAARALWRGFTAGQEDTIRRRYDERIAADYLLTRAALEGSESYVIYGNVDRPDMLRDCLPPGSRFVDGEVIDLEGLRVGFAGGGIASIGVPGEIEEEALARKLDSLGPVDMLCTHVAPAVRPLSQDVVGGRPKQSAAVLDYLLEHRPRWHYFGDIHQPQAISWRVGSTWCRNVGYFRATKSPVRHVPDVR